The window GATCGCCCGGTCCATAACCTCCACCCATCGGGGGGACAATCCGGGCAGCAGAGGCAGCAGCCCTTTGCCTACTAGGTAGACCAAAAGGGCCCGCAGGGCCAAAACCCCCAAAACAGCCCCAATTCCCCAGATTCCCGCCCTTTGTTTTAATGGAGACATGTTTTACCCCCTTTTTTCCTTCATTTACCTTTTCATCTTCTTTTTATTCATTTCAATGTCTGCCGGATAATATTTTACTACCTTCTGAAATCCTTTGACCGAAGCCTTATAAAGGCAAAATGCCTGGGCAATACTAAGAGGGTCATCTGAATCAAATCACTAAAAATATTCTCTCCCATTTATCATAAAAAATTGGTTGGTTTTAAATTTTATATCCATAAGGAGGGGGAAATCATATGGAGTTCCTGTTGTCCTGGCTGCTGGTACTGGCAATACTGGGCTTTGTGGCAGCGGTGCTGCTGCCAAGGGTTCGCCAAAAGGCCACCCGGAAAATGGAAATCCCAAAGCCAGAAGAAGAATTTGCTGAAGAAATGATTTTGGATATTCCGGTTTCCCGAGAAAAAACCATAGAGCCAGAGAACCCTTATATCCCTCACCATTACGGGGTGGATCGACTGGTTCTTTGTGCCAAGGACCCCCGCTGGCTTTATGCCTACTGGGAAGTCTCCGCAGCCAAGCAGGAAGCGTTTATCCACCGCTACGGTGAAGAAAGCTGGCGGTGTTCGCGTCCGGCTTTGCGGGTTTTTGATGTTACCGGTTTGGCAGGAGATGCTTTCGGCTTCAGCCACAGCTTCCGGGAGTTTACTTTGGACCCCTGGGCGGACAACTGGTTCATCGAAATCGGACAACCGGACCGCAGTTTTTACGCTGAATGGGGGCGCATCCTGCCCAACGGAAGTTTTGTCCCCCTGCTCCGTTCCAACCGGGTGAGCACCCCCAGAGAATCCGTATCCGACAGGCTGGATGAACAATGGATGTGGATTGAAGGAATTTACCAGGCCATTGGCAAGGTATCTTACGGTTTCAGTTCTGCGGAATGGGCGGAACAACATATTGTCGAAGGGGTGCGGGAGGCGGTGCCCCTGGGTATTGGTTCCCCCGGCTTTGAAAAATAAGTGAGAGGATGAAGAACAGTTGGCCAAAGGATACCTGGCAATGGTGATGCATGCCCACCTGCCCTATGTAAGACATCCTGAAACGGAACATTTTCTGGAAG is drawn from Desulforamulus ruminis DSM 2154 and contains these coding sequences:
- a CDS encoding DUF4912 domain-containing protein, with product MEFLLSWLLVLAILGFVAAVLLPRVRQKATRKMEIPKPEEEFAEEMILDIPVSREKTIEPENPYIPHHYGVDRLVLCAKDPRWLYAYWEVSAAKQEAFIHRYGEESWRCSRPALRVFDVTGLAGDAFGFSHSFREFTLDPWADNWFIEIGQPDRSFYAEWGRILPNGSFVPLLRSNRVSTPRESVSDRLDEQWMWIEGIYQAIGKVSYGFSSAEWAEQHIVEGVREAVPLGIGSPGFEK